In one Mus caroli chromosome 14, CAROLI_EIJ_v1.1, whole genome shotgun sequence genomic region, the following are encoded:
- the Mtmr9 gene encoding myotubularin-related protein 9, translating to MEFAELIKTPRVDNVVLHRPFYTAVEGTLCLTGHHLILSSRQDNTEELWLLHSNIDAIDKRFVGSLGTIIIKCKDFRIIQLDIPGMEECLNIASSIEALSTLDSVTLMYPFFYRPMFEVIEDGWHSFLPEQEFEFYSSATSEWRLSYVNKDFSICPSYPPTVIVPKSIDDEALRKVAAFRHGGRFPVLSYYHKKNGMVIMRSGQPLTGTNGRRCKEDEKLINATLRAGKRGYLIDTRSLNVAQQARAKGGGFEQEAHYPQWRRIHKSIERYHVLQESLIKLVEACNEQTHNMDRWLGKLEASNWLTHIKEILTTACLAAQCIDREGASVLIHGTEGTDSTLQVTSLAQIILEPRSRTIRGFEALIEREWLQAGHPFQQRCAQSAYCSSKQKWEAPVFLLFLDCVWQILRQFPCSFEFNEHFLIMLFEHAYASQFGTFLGNNESERCKLKLQQKTMSLWSWVNRPSELSKFTNPLFEANNLVIWPSVAPQSLQLWEGIFLRWSRSSKYLDEAYEEMVNIIEYNKELQAKVNVLRRQLAELETEDGLRESP from the exons ATGGAGTTTGCGGAGCTGATTAAAACCCCACGGGTGGACAATGTGGTGCTGCACCGGCCTTTCTACACCGCTGTGGAAGGGACCCTGTGTCTGACAGGTCACCACCTGATCCTGTCTTCCCGGCAGGACAACACGGAGGAGCTCTGGCTCCTCCATTCAAATATCGACGCCATCGACAAACG ATTTGTGGGCTCTCTGGGTACCATCATCATAAAATGTAAAGATTTCCGAATCATTCAGTTGGATATTCctggaatggaggagtgtttaaATATAGCCAGTTCCATTGAG GCATTGTCCACTCTGGACTCGGTCACCCTGATGTACCCTTTCTTCTACCGACCCATGTTTGAAGTGATTGAAGATGGCTGGcattctttccttcctgagcAAGAATTTGAGTTCTACTCCTCTGCT ACCAGTGAATGGAGACTGAGCTATGTCAATAAGGACTTTTCTATCTGTCCTTCCTACCCACCAACTGTCATTGTGCCCAAGTCCATCGATGACGAAGCACTTCGGAAGGTAGCAGCCTTCCGACATGGGGGGCGCTTCCCAGTCCTGAGCTATTACCATAAAAAGAATGGCATG GTGATTATGCGAAGTGGTCAGCCCCTGACCGGCACAAATGGGCGGAGGTGCAAGGAAGATGAGAAGCTGATAAATGCCACCCTCAGGGCAGGAAAGCGTGGCTACCTTATTGACACCAGATCCCTAAATGTGGCCCAGCAAGCTAGAGCCAAAGGAGGTGGCTTTGAACAGGAGGCTCACTATCCCCAGTGGAGGCGGATTCACAAGTCCATTGAGAG ataCCATGTTCTTCAGGAGAGCCTAATCAAACTCGTGGAAGCATGTAATGAACAAACCCACAACATGGACCGGTGGCTCGGCAAGTTGGAGGCCTCCAATTGGCTGACACACATCAAGGAGATTCTGACCACCGCCTGCCTGGCGGCCCAGTGCATTGACAG ggaaggtgcatcAGTGTTGATTCATGGGACAGAAGGAACTGATTCCACACTGCAGGTGACTTCTCTGGCCCAGATCATCCTGGAACCAAGAAGCAGGACCATCCGAGGCTTTGAGGCCCTGATAGAGAGGGAGTGGCTGCAG GCTGGTCACCCATTCCAACAGCGCTGTGCACAGTCAGCCTATTGCAGCAGCAAGCAGAAGTGGGAGGCCCCcgtgtttcttctcttcctggacTGCGTGTGGCAGATCCTCCGGCAGTTCCCTTGCTCCTTTGAGTTTAATGAGCATTTTCTCATCATGCTCTTTGAGCATGCTTATGCTTCACAGTTTGGGACATTCCTGGGCAACAATGAAAGTGAAAG ATGTAAGTTGAAGCTACAACAGAAAACAATGTCTTTGTGGTCATGGGTCAATCGGCCCAGCGAGCTGAGTAAATTCACCAATCCACTCTTTGAAGCCAACAACCTGGTCATCTGGCCTTCTGTGGCGCCACAGAGTCTTCAGCTGTGGGAAG GAATCTTCTTACGCTGGAGCAGATCCTCTAAGTATCTGGATGAAGCATATGAGGAAATGGTTAACATCATTGAATATAACAAGGAGTTACAAGCCAAGGTCAATGTCCTGAGAAGGCAGTTGGCTGAATTGGAAACAGAGGATGGGCTACGAGAGAGTCCTTGA